The region CTGACTTAACTTAAATGGCAATGCCTGCTTAAGTGTACCAATTCAGTGGATTCTACTGCTCTGTTCTACTTCCTACAACAAAGGAGAAACCATGTGAACAGTAAACTTAAAAATCCAAAGGCATGCAAGTGAACATCCATTCAGCATTCtctgccagcctagcctactaTGTCCCTATCTATCCCACAACCCATTTCTAATCCACCCTTCATATCATTTCATTGGCTAGCATGATGGCATAACAAGTTAATGACTGCTAGCCAAGTTTCAGAAATCAGACGACCTACTTTGTAGTTTCTAAAGGCAGACTGAAAATCCTGAATGGAAGGCTGACTTTTACCAATGATTAGTGCATCAAATCTAGAAATGTACTCCACCCACTGCAGCTCTATCATATCCCGGTTACCTTCACCCTCTTTCATCTGTTCGTCTCTCTCTTGTGTCTCTTCATTAGCAGCTATCTTAAATTTGTCTTCAGGTGCTTTCTCCGTGGCCCTCTGGGCTACCTTGGTCTCAACCCCATCTCCAGCTGCCTCAGACTCTTCTACAGGTAGCATAGTTTCCTCCTGTTCAGGAACCAGCTCTGCCTTGACCTCCTCTACACTTGAGCCATCTTTAGTTTCTGTCAGTCTTTCTGCAGAAGTCTGTGGTTCACTAGGAGTCTGATCTCCTGCAGTTGATTGGCCAACAACTGGACCATTGTTGGGAATAACTGTAatttcctgccctggcttctcagaGACTTCAGCTCCAGCCTCTGCAGCCACTACTGGTGATGCTTCAACATCTTGCCCTGACAGTTCCATAAGAACAGCCTTACCTAGTTCACTCTCAGAGGTAGCTACCTGATCTTTTGGCTCCTCTCCACCCACATCCGCTGACTTGACTTCAGGGTCTATTTCAGCTTCTATTTCTACCACCTTCATTAAAGTGCCCTGCTTTTCTGCAGCCCCGATAGGCTGGTCTTCTGaagtttcttttggctttttctcTATGCttatttcctctccctcctccactgtTTGTCTGAATTCTTTATTTTGAACATAAGCTCCTGAAAttgattttcctttctcagtaCACAATGATTCCTGTTCTGTCTTCCCAGAAGTGACCTCATCTTCATTCAGTCCTGGTATTGCTGCTTCTTTTGCCTCTTCAGAGGATTCATTTAACTGCTTTGAAGTCGGTTCAACTGTTTCCTGGAGCTTCTCTTCAGGCTCACTTATATCCATGTcttctcttccacccttctccacttcACTTTCCTGTTCTTTATCAGTTTCAGGCTTTGTCAGAGACTTGCCTTCtgcttttttggcttctttttctcccATGGCGTCATAAACCTGTTCTCTCAACTCTTCCCTTGCTTCCTCTACATGGTTAAAGAACATGAAGCATAAACATGTCTCCGAGTTTAATGATAAAAGCATAAATTGAAAGTAGAAATACATTCCCTTTAAGCCTAAGTTTTATCAGATGCCCCCATGAGAAAagcaaagggagaaagggagaatccAAGCTAGCAAAGCAACATACTGCAAAAGAAATGAGTAATCTGATACCAGTCAGAACAGATGTCAAACTTCAATCCCTCTCTTAAACAACATACTTATTTGATTTCTAACAGCcaaacttagaaaatatttactcTTCTAAGATATACAAAACAGAAGTCCTCCAAGGACTCCTAATTAATAACTGAGTATggaaggtttttttaaaaatattcatcagaaaaatatttgatGTTCTCTTAATATTTAATGccaatttaaaagaatttatctATTTGATACATTTAGTTATTCTCTTAAAAGCTCACTACCACTTTAGTAATGGCCTACACTTACTGCATCAGCCCAAGCACCTTTGGAGAGACCAACCACCACGAGGAGAACCCTATTCCTCTAACTTATTTAAAGAAGTATCAGTCGTCGCAACTCTTGACTGTAACATGCAACTCTACATACCATCTacattatcattattttctacCAAAGATTCATCTTctgttttttctccttcttcctcttctacatGCACTCCTTCTAAGGCATTTCCCAACACTCCATTCTCCATTCTATaagaagaaaaagcacaaaagtaTAACTAGTTCCTAGCAATgtattttatgattggggggaaaaaagcagaaaaagaaatcaagtaaaaagaatacaaaaatatatattcaaaacagaagttgccgggcgtggtggcgcacacctttaatcctagcactcaggaggcagaggcaggcggatttctaagttcgaggccagcctggtctacaaagtgagttccaggacagccagggctgcacagagaaaccctgtctcaaaaaaccaaaaactaaaaaaaaaaaaaaaaaaaaaaaaaaaaaaaaaaaaacagaagttctacaagttccaggccaaccaggtcCACACAGCAAGACctagtctttaaaaataaggagtgcggggagggagaggcagtgcccaagcaatggctcagtggctaacagCACTTTCCTCTCAAGAGGACCTGATTTCAGTTGCTACCATCCATATTAGCTTACAAATGTCTCTACTCAGACTATGAGATCTGAGAATTCTGGCCCTGGGAAGTACTTtgcatttataattaattataatttaattttttttaagacagtacctttgtgtagccctggctgtcatggaactagCTGTGCataccaagctagcctcaaactcaagatatTGGCCTGTCTttcccttccaagtgctgtgatacCACTGACTGGctgaaataagaaaaatcttaaagaaaaaacaacaggAATAGTAACAAAACCACTAGGTCCAGTCttgtgtcacatgcctttaatctcaactcAGGAATAAGAATCAGGCCGTTCTCTGTGAGTCCAAGACCAGGCTaatctacatagtaagacctgtagtggtctgaatgagaattgCTCAGGTTAGAATGCTTGATCCCTAGCtagtggaactatttggaaagGACTTGTTGGAAGGAGTGTcacttgggggtggggactgATATTTCAAAATTCTAAGCCATTCCAACAATGGTTACTACTCTGGTGGCATGCCTACCAGCCATGCACCATGCTCCCTTCCAAGACAGTCATGAAATCGGTAAGCCTCCAATAAGCTCATCTCTATAACTTACTTTCATCAACTAAGACATTCccatatcaaaacaaacaacaaaaaaacaaaaaacaaaaacaaaaaaacaaaaccaactacaTGCTAAAGGAAGACAACCAATGATCAAAACCTTAAGAATAATGAATGCCCAGCTGTAAATGGAACTTCTGTATCACCTCTTCCATGGTTCAGAGAACTTCAAGAGGAGGCACAGAGGATGAATGAGGAAGGGTGGGGACATAACTTCAAATATGACAAGACATGAGCACTTTCTGATCAATAGCAACTGTGCTTAAGCCTATATCACCACGGGACTGGCTATTTgttataaacaattaaaatacacTAAAGAAACCATTTAAAACTCTAAGAAATACTAATGTGATAAGATCCTAAGAGAAAGTGGACTCTCACCTGAAAAGTACAAACAGTGATTTTCATCTAGAGAATAAAACATCTTATCCTTTTCATTCTGTAGCAGGGATACACTATTTTCTAAACTATGTTAAACTAAAAACTACTCCAATTTCCCTTAATTGGTCAGTGACATTCTGTGAACTTAATGTTAGTACTAACTCATTTAGTACTAGTGCATTAAGTGTTCTGAATATTCACAAAATTAGGAAACGTAACAAAACTGTGTAAAGACTGATCACTTATTATTTTGTATATCCTCAAAttagctttattttttatataatagttTCACACTAATTGGATATTAATTATTAACATAATTAGTAAATTAATAAACATTATATAATAGATTTGTTGAGCAGTTTCCAACAATGTTAATAGTAAGTATTTGTaattggagagaaagaaagaggtctcctgcaggcagtggtggcggacgcctttaatcccagcacttgggaggcagaggcaggtggatttctgagttcgaggccaatctggtctacagagtgagttccaggacagccaggactacacagagaaacactgtcttgggggaaaaagaaaaaaagaaaaaaaaaagtctccttttGAGTTAAGCTATAAAACTTGAACATagtccttctgct is a window of Mus caroli chromosome 4, CAROLI_EIJ_v1.1, whole genome shotgun sequence DNA encoding:
- the Nasp gene encoding nuclear autoantigenic sperm protein — translated: MENGVLGNALEGVHVEEEEGEKTEDESLVENNDNVDEEAREELREQVYDAMGEKEAKKAEGKSLTKPETDKEQESEVEKGGREDMDISEPEEKLQETVEPTSKQLNESSEEAKEAAIPGLNEDEVTSGKTEQESLCTEKGKSISGAYVQNKEFRQTVEEGEEISIEKKPKETSEDQPIGAAEKQGTLMKVVEIEAEIDPEVKSADVGGEEPKDQVATSESELGKAVLMELSGQDVEASPVVAAEAGAEVSEKPGQEITVIPNNGPVVGQSTAGDQTPSEPQTSAERLTETKDGSSVEEVKAELVPEQEETMLPVEESEAAGDGVETKVAQRATEKAPEDKFKIAANEETQERDEQMKEGEETEGSEEEDKENDKAEETPNESVLEKKSLQENEEEEIGNLELAWDMLDLAKIIFKRQETKEAQLYAAQAHLKLGEVSVESENYIQAVEEFQACLSLQEQYLEAHDRLLAETHYQLGLAYGYNSQYDEAVAQFGKSIDVIEKRMAVLHEQMKEAEGSFTEYEKEIEELKELLPEIREKIEDAKESQRSGNVAELALKATLVESSTSGFAPSGAGASVSMIASRKPTDGASSSNCVTDISHLVRKKRKQEEESPRKDDAKKAKQEPEVNGGSGDAVSSGKEVSENMEAEAENQAENQAESQTTEGTMESAATIKSTAC